In Daphnia magna isolate NIES linkage group LG5, ASM2063170v1.1, whole genome shotgun sequence, the sequence TTTAGTACATTGATAAGGATATCTATGGGTTTAACAATAAACCATCAGCAGGACGGACGTCAGCCGTGGCAGCAGTACTATTCGGTTTCACGACTACCAATGAAGTCAAGGGTGTGACGAAGCCGTACTGTCCCACGTAAACGAACGAAATTTAGTACACGATTACACAAACTGATGAATGAAAACTTACTGTAAGAGAGAGGTTGAGAGCTTTGCCGTTGAACTCGGCAATAGCCTTGGCATCATCGACGATTTGACGTTTCTTCAACATATCCTGAATCGTCATGTACGCCCAAATTTTCTCCAATGAAAAGCTCTTTTTGGCAGGTACCGTTTCGACAACGCTGTTATTCGGATTGGGTAATAAAATGTAGTCGTCTATCACCGGTCGAATGTCAGGGAATAAAAAGGAACCACTTGCTCCTGTTCCAGTGATGGATGCACTCAGTTCTGTATCCGGGTCGATTCGGCCGGCCACAACAAATTCTGTGCCCTTGAAGAAGTTGGGTACGTTGGTCTCAGTGACGTCATGCACAGGACCATCTTTGTTATAAACAAAGCGAACATTGTTGAGTAGAGGTGATGCCACTTCTTCAAAGAATCCCTTGAGCTGGAGAGTGGCATCCGCAGCTTCGTAGATTTTGCGTGCAAATCCACGGTTTTGACTCGAAATTTTGGTCAAGAAATCGTAATCTGTGCCCGTACCAAAGGCCAAACTGAAAATGCTCACCACGTCGTCACTATTTCCCTTCCGTACATTGGCAAGAATTTCAGTTTTATCAACCACGCCTGAAGTGGGCTCACCGTCTGTCAGGAAAATGATGATCGGCGTGAGGCGCAGTCGTGACTGAACGGATTGGCTGTTTTTCAGCGCCAGCAAAAGGGCATCGTTAATGTTGGTGGAGGAAGTAACGTCCATGGTGTTGACAAATTCTTTGGCCCTTTTGATGGAACGCTCCGTTACAGGATACGCAAAAATATCATCGTAGAGGCCAAAACTTTCTTCCAGTTCTGTCCTGTTCTGCGGAACTTCTGTTGTGTCTCCCACCGGAATATTGTAGTAGTAAGTTTCAAGCGCTTTGTATGGTTTTCTTAAATCCCATTCCTAGATTAACGTAAATTAAGGTGAATCAGACGTTAATACCATCTTTGTTTAAAATCATAAAGTGAAAATTACCGAGACGCCTGTTGAGAATTCAACGACACTAAAGAGGTCGTCTTCTCTCAGTTGGTCCAGGATGGAGTTCATGGCCTGTTTCGTTTGCTCAATTCTCGTTCCTGCCATCGATCCACTTGTGTCCAGCACAAAGATGACGTGTTTAGGAAGGGCCGGCAAAGTGGTTGGAGCAAAAAAGTGGACAAAGTACCCATCCACCACCTGTGTTTGAGTTAACAATTGAAGTAAATGTCTTTGGTGTTCTCAAACTGAAAAACTTACGTGAATTTCTCCGCCGTTCCTTTCAATGGACGAACGATCCACATCGTACTGCACAACAAATTGACCCTGCAGTCCATCCTTTGAAGATTGGATTTGCTGTGTCTCTGTCGGCTCGTAAACGACGCTCACAACTGTTTCGTTCGTGCGGATAATCTTGGCTACCTCGTTTTCACCTGTTAACATGTTGGACCGAAGGTAAAAATAAGAACCAAAATTTAATTGCAAATCAAATTCTTACTCAGGTCTTGATTTTGTTCGATATCATTGCCTCGTAATTGAGGGACTGTGATTTTGTTGATGGGGAGCGTCTCAAAAATGTTGACTCGAACGCTCATTTGTGGGACAATTGAACCCGGGCTGACGTGAATGGCCTTTTTTTATCAATGAAATATTCTTTTATCAAACATCTctaatcaaatgaaaataggTCTACCTGCTCATAAATTCCTCTGCGTCTGGTCAACAACTCCTCGTATGTCAAGTTAAATAGCATTTTCGCCTGAGGTTCAACATTAACCGATACGGTAAACTGATTGGCATCACGGGCACTGCGTAATTGGTTGAAGAATTacatttttaagttttttttttttttacagctgtTGTAAATCTACTTACTTTGCAGTCACTTGGGCAGCGGATAGTCCCGCATCCACCGCATTCTGGTAATCTGTTtgagcttcttctttttctttaacactTGCTTTGTACACCTTTCCATCAATTTCCCTAATACACATTAATAGTATTTAAAGTGTCTGTCTCATtcacaaatttaaataaacttACATCAAGAAACTGGAAATGAAGGCCGTGTCTGGCAGAACAACATGAAAAGTGGCTTCCTGAGCTTTGTCAGCAGGATTGGCAACTTTTGACGTGACTTTTGTCGAGGCATAACGTAGCCGGATATCCGATACAATCTCCATGAAATAAATTCGTGGTAGGGCATTCTCGACCTTTTGTTCCTGTAAAAATGAATAGACTTTTTGCATTGTAAAAGCTTTTGATATGTAATCAACAATAATCGCTTTACCTTTGGCTGATTGAGTTCAGTAGTTGCCTCAACCAAGTTTTGGACATCACGTCGAACGATCCATACCCGATTAGCTGGGGAAGCACTCGCAAACATCAACCATAATTGCAGAATGATGAGTGCTGataaacgaaaagaaaatcggGTAGTCTCTGTCATCTTGTCGTGCTCCTCTGTGATGTATCTTGCCCGGTAGCGAAAGATTGTCTGCAGACCTTCACAGAACCTCCCTCCAATTTATAGTGGCAGtggtcacatttttttttttttttttttgcttctttccCTCGGGTGAAAACTGAGAATACAATTGAGATCCCGAGACGGCTAGCCCCGGGTTATTCCTTTTGGTTTTTCCCGTCAACGAATTTATTACGGCATCCAATTCACACGTAAGAGTAAAGATGTAAGATGCGATACAGAATTAAAAAAGCTGTTCttgcatttttgaaatgaaaatccATTGGAATTATTCACGAAATTTGGGTTGTATAACGCGAACGATTGGAATCACGGGGCAACTTACCGTAAAAGGATTGATATATTGTCTAAATAGAtaaagaaatataaaaaaacttgtttatttttcactAAAACCAACAGACGAAGAACTTCCCCGAGGCCACAACGTGACTTTCACCAACGCCCAAGATCACCTTGACTGTGTGTAAGGCACAAAAGCAACCACTGTAATTTtgaatgttattttttaatcttttgaGCGGAAAGCCTTGGTCACGTTTTCGCAATTTTATTCCTTATTTTCAAAGCCACTAGTCTTACACGTAGCAAAAACCCAAGTTACACCCTTCTCTATCCTTCCTGTTTTCCGTCTCAGCCTCAATATTGTCTGTTAGTAACGTGACTCGCACCGTTTGTTTAAgagatttcttttctttaaaaaatggttCTTTTTTTACGAGTTGTGTTTGCATTTTCCAATACAGTTCAAGGCCAGTACTTTTACGGAAGGAGCCCCCTTATTTGGCAAACGTGCAGTTTCCAACGCTTTTCAGGTCACGTGAGGTCTGGAAATCCCGAGCGTGTGGAAATAACAGAAATTAGTGGGGAAGCCCAATTTGTTAGAATTGAGTTAGCATCCGGTTGTGTCACTTATAGGTCAAGTTTTATCAAAAAAGAACTAAAACAAGTATACTATTTCAGTCCAAAACGCTGTTCTTTTTCACGACACGATGCATTGttgcttttcttttcggcTGGGACCATCTGTTCACGACTGTTCTTATAGCTAAACCTAAAGCCAAACAAAAGGTTTGACCCATTCAAACTAACGTTAATGCAATCAGCTATAACCACAGAATTTAAATCTCAAGAATAACTTGCGAATGTTCTTGTTTTCCGTAAAGGATGGGCGAGTATGCCCATCACCAAGCAGTGTTCAAAAAGAGTTCGCAAATGATTGATATTCACAATATGCGTAATTAATCACAAAAATCGTTGGATATTTCGAAACAATTTTCATCCATAAATGGAACCCACTACGAACGTTCAACTCTATTTGCATCATCTTCATAACCTACAGGCAAAGTTTTCTGCTTTTTCAAATACCTGTTGTATACCTACGGGCCAGGGGGTGGACAACTCATCAATTGTCTACCTTTCCTTCTCGAAACTTCCAGACGAAAACGTATGGTAATGAAGTAGGTTTGAGTGCCCATCCTTCTTTATCGTTTTCAATCTCTTCCTTATTTTCTATCGCTATAGGTCGGCAGCCCTTTTGCTCTATGCCAACTTTGATCTCAGCGCTGCTATTCAGCGTTACAGACAGCCTTATGACATGTGTTGTTTTCAAATGTCATACCTTTTTCCCCAAGACATTTTCAATACGATGATTAATTCGTTTTCGTTGCCAACCTCTTGGCTGGAACACAAGAGTCGAAAAGAGCGGACAGATTCACAAAGAAGGCGGGTCATAATTGAAGGGACGTTCTATGCTTCGAGGGTTGCTCCAGGAGTAGCTTCCAGCTAAGTTTATTGTGTGACAAAAATTACAGGTGAGGCAGACCGTTTTATGTCACTACATCGTACAGAAAATCATCTAGTATGAATCATTCTTATTCATGAAACTGTTTTCATTGCCCATGGTTTACTGAAATATCATAGAATTGGAATGATATTGTAGTGTTAAccatgtattttggtagatCCATCAGTTTTTTTAGGTCAATCATCAAATTTGTGTTACAAACCTTTAACAGTGTTTCACTCCCAATTCTTTCGTGaaacaaattaaatatttGCAACCGTTACAGATTCACGCATTTTAATAGATTATTCTTCCTTTATACGAATACAGAAATAATTACCGTACAGCATAACAGTAGAAAAACGTCCTCGCTTTACATTGGGACATAATAAAAAACAGTTTACGAATATCTAGTGAATTAATAACGGATTATATAAATAGCGTTTTATAGTGCATAAGAAAACATCTCTAGGATTTCACaacaaggtcactggtaagcaCGACATCATCGCCAATAAGCGCAATATCGGTTACATACTCTGACGTAAGAGTAGTATCTGGGAAGACTGGATCAGAGAGCGTAGAACCCAAATGGCAACAGATACCGACGTACCTGGAAAAACAAACGTTACTGATTGAATTGGCCAAATACCAGACAGATGAAACGAGGCGGATTAAAACTCACTTGTTTTCGATTACGCATGCGGAATCGGCATTCAAAAAAGGTCCAGCGTAAGGTCTGGATTCTGGCATAAATTGTGAACACTTCCAAATTGATTTGCATACGAGATTGTGGACACCATATGCATAACACGAACCATACCCGGTATCAGGCTACATCGTTGTTAAAACCATCATTAGAAATTGTTTCTAACTGCGTGAATTCTTCAATAATAT encodes:
- the LOC116924049 gene encoding inter-alpha-trypsin inhibitor heavy chain H4, translated to MTETTRFSFRLSALIILQLWLMFASASPANRVWIVRRDVQNLVEATTELNQPKEQKVENALPRIYFMEIVSDIRLRYASTKVTSKVANPADKAQEATFHVVLPDTAFISSFLMEIDGKVYKASVKEKEEAQTDYQNAVDAGLSAAQVTANARDANQFTVSVNVEPQAKMLFNLTYEELLTRRRGIYEQAIHVSPGSIVPQMSVRVNIFETLPINKITVPQLRGNDIEQNQDLSENEVAKIIRTNETVVSVVYEPTETQQIQSSKDGLQGQFVVQYDVDRSSIERNGGEIHVVDGYFVHFFAPTTLPALPKHVIFVLDTSGSMAGTRIEQTKQAMNSILDQLREDDLFSVVEFSTGVSEWDLRKPYKALETYYYNIPVGDTTEVPQNRTELEESFGLYDDIFAYPVTERSIKRAKEFVNTMDVTSSTNINDALLLALKNSQSVQSRLRLTPIIIFLTDGEPTSGVVDKTEILANVRKGNSDDVVSIFSLAFGTGTDYDFLTKISSQNRGFARKIYEAADATLQLKGFFEEVASPLLNNVRFVYNKDGPVHDVTETNVPNFFKGTEFVVAGRIDPDTELSASITGTGASGSFLFPDIRPVIDDYILLPNPNNSVVETVPAKKSFSLEKIWAYMTIQDMLKKRQIVDDAKAIAEFNGKALNLSLTYGFVTPLTSLVVVKPNSTAATADVRPADANQGLQPFYGFALAAPSPIAAFSPNHFSGGIRQPAFAVSALVAPGYQAIPFKRPITSTFRPDFGTSQSPHITEHFETSRSPHITEHFEFPSFSPEEWISQFEHNLTHVKIPAGNETLDLSWEDELPDVEYESCTTNRLHHAVCKSIWKCSTVLHESTFVSKELTVDAKAACVIENKYVGICCDASPIFPELSIDFTTIIPELETTTFVDDSSTFTSDP